One part of the Mustela erminea isolate mMusErm1 chromosome 11, mMusErm1.Pri, whole genome shotgun sequence genome encodes these proteins:
- the NUB1 gene encoding NEDD8 ultimate buster 1 isoform X1, with protein MKINGGRCRIRALGGSRRARWWRRMAQKKYLQAKLTQFLREDRIQLWKPPYTDENKEGSLALKNSDFASQDLAKKYSDRLECCENEVEKIIEEIRCKAIDRGTGNENYKTTGIATIEVFLPPRLRKDRKNLLETRLHITGRELRSKIAETFGFQENYIKIVINKKQLQLGKTLEEQGVTHNVKAMVLELKQSEEDVRKHFQVEEEEQNEAELKEKRIQRTKRGLEILAERAETVVDPETTPYLDIANQTGRSIRIPPSERKALMLAMGYHEKGRAFLKRKEYGIALPCLLDADKYFCECCRELLDTVDNYAVLQLDIVWCYFRLEQLECLDDAEKKLNLAQKCFKNCYGENHQRLVHIKGNCGKEKVLFLRLYLLQGIRNYHSGNGEEARDYLNKARQLFKELYIDPSKVHNLLQLGFTAQEARLGLRACDGNVDHAAAHISSRREELAQIRKEEKEKKRRRLESINSLKGMGYSTHAAKQALYQAAGNLDEALKILLSNPQMWWLNDSDPETSSHQESPSQENIEQLVYMGFDAVAADAALRVFRGNVQLAAQTLAHNGGSLPPDLQLAAEDASSTPSTSPSDSAGTSSASTDEDMETEAVNEILEDIPEHEEDYLDSTLEDEEIIIAEYLSYVENIKSATRKN; from the exons AATGGCGCAAAAGAAATATCTCCAAGCAAAATTGACCCAGTTCTTAAGGGAAGACAGAATTCAACTTTGGAAACCTCCATatacagatgaaaataaagaagGCAGTTTGGCATTGAAG AATTCTGATTTTGCTTCACAGGACCTTGCTAAGAAGTACTCTGACAGGCTAGAATGTTGtgaaaatgaagtagaaaagaTAATCGAAGAAATACGTTGCAAAGCAATCGATCGTGgcacaggaaatgaaaattataaaacaacagGAATTGCTACAATTGAGGTCTTTTTACCTCCACGGCTAAGAAAA gatagGAAAAACCTGTTGGAGACCCGGCTGCACATCACTGGCAGAGAACTGAGGTCGAA AATTGCTGAAACCTTTGGATTTCAAGAAAATTACATCAAAATTGTCATAAACAAGAAACAGCTTCAACTCG GGAAAACCCTTGAGGAACAAGGCGTGACGCACAACGTGAAAGCCATGGTGCTTGAACTCAAACAGTCTGAAGAGGATGTGAGGAAACACTTCCAGGTTGAGGAGGAAGAGCAAAATGAAGCCGAGCTCAAGGAAAAAAGGATCCAGAGGACCAAGAGAGGCCTGGAGATACTGGCGGAGAGAG CTGAGACGGTGGTGGATCCCGAAACCACACCGTACTTAGACATAGCCAACCAGACTGGCAGATCGATCAGAATTCCTCCGTCAGAAAGAAAG gccCTTATGTTAGCTATGGGATATCATGAGAAGGGCAGAGCtttcctgaaaagaaaagaatatggaatAGCCTTGCCGTGTCTGTTGGATGCTGACAAATATTTCTG CGAGTGTTGCAGGGAGCTGCTGGACACCGTGGACAACTACGCCGTGCTGCAGCTGGACATCGTGTGGTGCTACTTCCGCCTGGAGCAGCTGGAATGCCTTGACGACGcggaaaagaaattaaacttggCTCAGAAATGCTTTAAGAATTGTTACGGAGAAAACCACCAGAGACTGGTCCACATAAAA GGGAACTGTGGGAAAGAGAAGGtattgtttttaagactttacttgcTTCAAGGTATCCGAAATTATCACAGTGGAAATGGCGAAGAGGCTCGTGACTATCTCAACAAG GCACGCCAGCTCTTTAAAGAGCTATATATCGATCCATCGAAAGTTCACAATCTGTTGCAGTTGGGGTTTACTGCCCAGGAAGCCCGGCTTGGCCTCAGGGCCTGTGACGGGAACGTGGACCACGCGGCCGCCCACATCAGCAGCCGCAGAGAG gaattggcccaaataaggaaagaggaaaaagagaagaaaagacgcCGGCTGGAGAGTATCAACTCTTTGAAAGGAATGGGCTACTCCACGCACGCGGCCAAGCAGGCCCTGTATCAGGCCGCCGGGAACCTGGATGAAGCCCTGAAG ATTCTTCTCAGTAATCCTCAGATGTGGTGGTTAAATGATTCAGATCCTGAAACCAGCAGCCATCAAGAAAGTCCTTCCCAGGAAAACATCGAGCAG CTGGTGTACATGGGCTTTGATGCGGTGGCGGCTGACGCCGCCCTGAGAGTGTTCAGGGGGAACGTGCAGCTGGCGGCCCAGACCCTGGCCCACAACGGGGGGAGTCTTCCTCCGGACCTGCAGCTCGCGGCCGAAGACGCTTCCTCCACGCCGTCCACGTCCCCTTCCGACTCTGCAG GTACCTCTAGTGCCTCAACAGATGAAGATATGGAGACAGAAGCCGTCAATGAAATATTGGAAGATATTCCGGAACACGAAGAAGATTACCTTGACTCAACTCTGGAAGACGAAGAAATAATTATTGCAGAGTACTTATCCTATGTAGAAAACATAAAGTCGGCAACAAGGAAAAACTGA
- the NUB1 gene encoding NEDD8 ultimate buster 1 isoform X3 has product MAQKKYLQAKLTQFLREDRIQLWKPPYTDENKEGSLALKNSDFASQDLAKKYSDRLECCENEVEKIIEEIRCKAIDRGTGNENYKTTGIATIEVFLPPRLRKDRKNLLETRLHITGRELRSKIAETFGFQENYIKIVINKKQLQLGKTLEEQGVTHNVKAMVLELKQSEEDVRKHFQVEEEEQNEAELKEKRIQRTKRGLEILAERAETVVDPETTPYLDIANQTGRSIRIPPSERKALMLAMGYHEKGRAFLKRKEYGIALPCLLDADKYFCECCRELLDTVDNYAVLQLDIVWCYFRLEQLECLDDAEKKLNLAQKCFKNCYGENHQRLVHIKGNCGKEKVLFLRLYLLQGIRNYHSGNGEEARDYLNKARQLFKELYIDPSKVHNLLQLGFTAQEARLGLRACDGNVDHAAAHISSRREELAQIRKEEKEKKRRRLESINSLKGMGYSTHAAKQALYQAAGNLDEALKILLSNPQMWWLNDSDPETSSHQESPSQENIEQLVYMGFDAVAADAALRVFRGNVQLAAQTLAHNGGSLPPDLQLAAEDASSTPSTSPSDSAGTSSASTDEDMETEAVNEILEDIPEHEEDYLDSTLEDEEIIIAEYLSYVENIKSATRKN; this is encoded by the exons ATGGCGCAAAAGAAATATCTCCAAGCAAAATTGACCCAGTTCTTAAGGGAAGACAGAATTCAACTTTGGAAACCTCCATatacagatgaaaataaagaagGCAGTTTGGCATTGAAG AATTCTGATTTTGCTTCACAGGACCTTGCTAAGAAGTACTCTGACAGGCTAGAATGTTGtgaaaatgaagtagaaaagaTAATCGAAGAAATACGTTGCAAAGCAATCGATCGTGgcacaggaaatgaaaattataaaacaacagGAATTGCTACAATTGAGGTCTTTTTACCTCCACGGCTAAGAAAA gatagGAAAAACCTGTTGGAGACCCGGCTGCACATCACTGGCAGAGAACTGAGGTCGAA AATTGCTGAAACCTTTGGATTTCAAGAAAATTACATCAAAATTGTCATAAACAAGAAACAGCTTCAACTCG GGAAAACCCTTGAGGAACAAGGCGTGACGCACAACGTGAAAGCCATGGTGCTTGAACTCAAACAGTCTGAAGAGGATGTGAGGAAACACTTCCAGGTTGAGGAGGAAGAGCAAAATGAAGCCGAGCTCAAGGAAAAAAGGATCCAGAGGACCAAGAGAGGCCTGGAGATACTGGCGGAGAGAG CTGAGACGGTGGTGGATCCCGAAACCACACCGTACTTAGACATAGCCAACCAGACTGGCAGATCGATCAGAATTCCTCCGTCAGAAAGAAAG gccCTTATGTTAGCTATGGGATATCATGAGAAGGGCAGAGCtttcctgaaaagaaaagaatatggaatAGCCTTGCCGTGTCTGTTGGATGCTGACAAATATTTCTG CGAGTGTTGCAGGGAGCTGCTGGACACCGTGGACAACTACGCCGTGCTGCAGCTGGACATCGTGTGGTGCTACTTCCGCCTGGAGCAGCTGGAATGCCTTGACGACGcggaaaagaaattaaacttggCTCAGAAATGCTTTAAGAATTGTTACGGAGAAAACCACCAGAGACTGGTCCACATAAAA GGGAACTGTGGGAAAGAGAAGGtattgtttttaagactttacttgcTTCAAGGTATCCGAAATTATCACAGTGGAAATGGCGAAGAGGCTCGTGACTATCTCAACAAG GCACGCCAGCTCTTTAAAGAGCTATATATCGATCCATCGAAAGTTCACAATCTGTTGCAGTTGGGGTTTACTGCCCAGGAAGCCCGGCTTGGCCTCAGGGCCTGTGACGGGAACGTGGACCACGCGGCCGCCCACATCAGCAGCCGCAGAGAG gaattggcccaaataaggaaagaggaaaaagagaagaaaagacgcCGGCTGGAGAGTATCAACTCTTTGAAAGGAATGGGCTACTCCACGCACGCGGCCAAGCAGGCCCTGTATCAGGCCGCCGGGAACCTGGATGAAGCCCTGAAG ATTCTTCTCAGTAATCCTCAGATGTGGTGGTTAAATGATTCAGATCCTGAAACCAGCAGCCATCAAGAAAGTCCTTCCCAGGAAAACATCGAGCAG CTGGTGTACATGGGCTTTGATGCGGTGGCGGCTGACGCCGCCCTGAGAGTGTTCAGGGGGAACGTGCAGCTGGCGGCCCAGACCCTGGCCCACAACGGGGGGAGTCTTCCTCCGGACCTGCAGCTCGCGGCCGAAGACGCTTCCTCCACGCCGTCCACGTCCCCTTCCGACTCTGCAG GTACCTCTAGTGCCTCAACAGATGAAGATATGGAGACAGAAGCCGTCAATGAAATATTGGAAGATATTCCGGAACACGAAGAAGATTACCTTGACTCAACTCTGGAAGACGAAGAAATAATTATTGCAGAGTACTTATCCTATGTAGAAAACATAAAGTCGGCAACAAGGAAAAACTGA
- the NUB1 gene encoding NEDD8 ultimate buster 1 isoform X2: MKINGGRCRIRALGGSRRARWWRRMAQKKYLQAKLTQFLREDRIQLWKPPYTDENKEGSLALKDLAKKYSDRLECCENEVEKIIEEIRCKAIDRGTGNENYKTTGIATIEVFLPPRLRKDRKNLLETRLHITGRELRSKIAETFGFQENYIKIVINKKQLQLGKTLEEQGVTHNVKAMVLELKQSEEDVRKHFQVEEEEQNEAELKEKRIQRTKRGLEILAERAETVVDPETTPYLDIANQTGRSIRIPPSERKALMLAMGYHEKGRAFLKRKEYGIALPCLLDADKYFCECCRELLDTVDNYAVLQLDIVWCYFRLEQLECLDDAEKKLNLAQKCFKNCYGENHQRLVHIKGNCGKEKVLFLRLYLLQGIRNYHSGNGEEARDYLNKARQLFKELYIDPSKVHNLLQLGFTAQEARLGLRACDGNVDHAAAHISSRREELAQIRKEEKEKKRRRLESINSLKGMGYSTHAAKQALYQAAGNLDEALKILLSNPQMWWLNDSDPETSSHQESPSQENIEQLVYMGFDAVAADAALRVFRGNVQLAAQTLAHNGGSLPPDLQLAAEDASSTPSTSPSDSAGTSSASTDEDMETEAVNEILEDIPEHEEDYLDSTLEDEEIIIAEYLSYVENIKSATRKN; the protein is encoded by the exons AATGGCGCAAAAGAAATATCTCCAAGCAAAATTGACCCAGTTCTTAAGGGAAGACAGAATTCAACTTTGGAAACCTCCATatacagatgaaaataaagaagGCAGTTTGGCATTGAAG GACCTTGCTAAGAAGTACTCTGACAGGCTAGAATGTTGtgaaaatgaagtagaaaagaTAATCGAAGAAATACGTTGCAAAGCAATCGATCGTGgcacaggaaatgaaaattataaaacaacagGAATTGCTACAATTGAGGTCTTTTTACCTCCACGGCTAAGAAAA gatagGAAAAACCTGTTGGAGACCCGGCTGCACATCACTGGCAGAGAACTGAGGTCGAA AATTGCTGAAACCTTTGGATTTCAAGAAAATTACATCAAAATTGTCATAAACAAGAAACAGCTTCAACTCG GGAAAACCCTTGAGGAACAAGGCGTGACGCACAACGTGAAAGCCATGGTGCTTGAACTCAAACAGTCTGAAGAGGATGTGAGGAAACACTTCCAGGTTGAGGAGGAAGAGCAAAATGAAGCCGAGCTCAAGGAAAAAAGGATCCAGAGGACCAAGAGAGGCCTGGAGATACTGGCGGAGAGAG CTGAGACGGTGGTGGATCCCGAAACCACACCGTACTTAGACATAGCCAACCAGACTGGCAGATCGATCAGAATTCCTCCGTCAGAAAGAAAG gccCTTATGTTAGCTATGGGATATCATGAGAAGGGCAGAGCtttcctgaaaagaaaagaatatggaatAGCCTTGCCGTGTCTGTTGGATGCTGACAAATATTTCTG CGAGTGTTGCAGGGAGCTGCTGGACACCGTGGACAACTACGCCGTGCTGCAGCTGGACATCGTGTGGTGCTACTTCCGCCTGGAGCAGCTGGAATGCCTTGACGACGcggaaaagaaattaaacttggCTCAGAAATGCTTTAAGAATTGTTACGGAGAAAACCACCAGAGACTGGTCCACATAAAA GGGAACTGTGGGAAAGAGAAGGtattgtttttaagactttacttgcTTCAAGGTATCCGAAATTATCACAGTGGAAATGGCGAAGAGGCTCGTGACTATCTCAACAAG GCACGCCAGCTCTTTAAAGAGCTATATATCGATCCATCGAAAGTTCACAATCTGTTGCAGTTGGGGTTTACTGCCCAGGAAGCCCGGCTTGGCCTCAGGGCCTGTGACGGGAACGTGGACCACGCGGCCGCCCACATCAGCAGCCGCAGAGAG gaattggcccaaataaggaaagaggaaaaagagaagaaaagacgcCGGCTGGAGAGTATCAACTCTTTGAAAGGAATGGGCTACTCCACGCACGCGGCCAAGCAGGCCCTGTATCAGGCCGCCGGGAACCTGGATGAAGCCCTGAAG ATTCTTCTCAGTAATCCTCAGATGTGGTGGTTAAATGATTCAGATCCTGAAACCAGCAGCCATCAAGAAAGTCCTTCCCAGGAAAACATCGAGCAG CTGGTGTACATGGGCTTTGATGCGGTGGCGGCTGACGCCGCCCTGAGAGTGTTCAGGGGGAACGTGCAGCTGGCGGCCCAGACCCTGGCCCACAACGGGGGGAGTCTTCCTCCGGACCTGCAGCTCGCGGCCGAAGACGCTTCCTCCACGCCGTCCACGTCCCCTTCCGACTCTGCAG GTACCTCTAGTGCCTCAACAGATGAAGATATGGAGACAGAAGCCGTCAATGAAATATTGGAAGATATTCCGGAACACGAAGAAGATTACCTTGACTCAACTCTGGAAGACGAAGAAATAATTATTGCAGAGTACTTATCCTATGTAGAAAACATAAAGTCGGCAACAAGGAAAAACTGA